The following coding sequences lie in one Caretta caretta isolate rCarCar2 chromosome 28, rCarCar1.hap1, whole genome shotgun sequence genomic window:
- the LOC125628627 gene encoding uncharacterized protein LOC125628627 isoform X5 has product MVTENEEETPQQEDAEQVEPHGMLSGRSKGNVSRSCALPEKAKACESQQRPEENLSSHSDLITCERINLQETRYTCYESVKREERPYMCSECRKSFSHSSALITHWRIHTGEKPYTCSECGKSFSRSSHLITHRRTHTGETPYTCSECGKSFSQISMLSTHRRTHTGETPYTCSECGKSFNHSSSLITHQRIHTGETPYTCLECGKSFSQRSALTTHQRIHTGETPHTCSECGKSFSQSGSLIRHQRIHTGEKLYTCSQCGKSFNQSSHLITHRRIHTGEKPYGCSECGKCFIRSSALISHQRIHTGEMPFTCSECGKSFSGHSALITHRRIHTGEKLYTCSECGKSFHQNSALITHRRIHTGEKPYGCSECGKCFIHSSSLILHQRIHTGEKPYTCSECGKSFNRSSHLLTHRRIHTGEKPYGCSECGKSFSRSSHLIRHRRIHTGEMPYTCSECGKSFSESSSLIRHQKIHVRENCNKCLDQG; this is encoded by the coding sequence ATGGTGACTGAGAATGAGGAGGAgacaccccagcaggaagatgctgagcaagtAGAACCCCATGggatgttatcaggaagatccaaAGGGAATGTTTCCAGGAGTTGTGCACTCCCAGAAAaagcaaaagcctgtgagagtcagcagaggccagaggaaaacttgaGTAGCCACTCAGACCTTATTACATGTGAGAGAATCAACTTGCAAGAGACACGCTACACATGCTATGAGAGTGTGAAAAGAGAAGAGAGACCTTACATGTGCTCTGAGTGCAGGAAAAGCTTTAGTCATAGCTCTGCACTTATCACACAttggagaatccacacgggagagaagcCCTACACCTGCTcggagtgcgggaaaagcttcagtcggagctcacaccttatcacacatcgtagaacccacacaggagagacgccctacacgtgctctgagtgcgggaaaagcttcagtcagatCTCTATGCTGAGCACACATCgtagaacccacacaggagagacgccctacacgtgctctgagtgcgggaaaagcttcaatcacaGCTCTTCCctgatcacacatcagagaatccacacaggagagacgccCTACACATGCTtggagtgcgggaaaagcttcagtcagaggTCTGCCCTGaccacacatcagagaatccacacaggagagacaccccacacatgctctgagtgcgggaaaagcttcagtcagagtgGGAGCCTTATCAGACATCaacgaatccacacaggggagaaactcTACACATGCTCTCaatgcgggaaaagcttcaatcagagctcacaccttatcacacatagaagaatccacacaggtgagaaaccttatggatgctctgagtgtgggaaatgcttcattCGTAGTTCAGCCCTCAtctcacatcagagaatccacacaggagagatgcccttcacatgctctgagtgtgggaaaagctttagtgGGCactcagcccttatcacacatcgtagaatccacacaggagaaaaacTCTACACATGctccgagtgtgggaaaagctttcaTCAGAACTCTGCCCTTATCACACatagaagaatccacacaggtgagaaaccttatggatgctctgagtgtgggaaatgcttcattCATAGTTCATCCCTCATcttacatcagagaatccacacaggagagaagccctacacatgctctgagtgcgggaaaagcttcaatcgcaGCTCGCACCTTCTCACACatagaagaatccacacaggtgagaaaccttatggatgctctgagtgtgggaaaagcttcagtcggagCTCACACCTCATCAGACATCGGCGAATCCACACGGGGGAGatgccctacacatgctctgagtgcgggaaaagcttcagtgaaAGTTCCagccttattagacatcagaaaatccacgtGAGAGAGaactgtaacaaatgccttgaccAGGGCTGA